The Musa acuminata AAA Group cultivar baxijiao chromosome BXJ2-5, Cavendish_Baxijiao_AAA, whole genome shotgun sequence genomic interval CAAAAAACACAACATACCAATACAAAACCATGTTACAAATCAAGTGTGTCCATTTGGCGAAAGAAAGTGAAGAAGCAATCGTATTGCCAAATCCATACTATACATCGTATCTGCATTCAGCAATTTATTCGCGTTATAAACAGCGGCCCATATTTTGTCTTGACATGGCATGATACTCGTTCTAATTTATTCGTGGTATTCTATTACCACTTGAGATACGTAGTATTGTTATCTTGTGGCCCCCACTTGAGATACGTAGTATTGTTAAGTTAAAATAACAAAGATCATTTGACACTCTAATATTCGTCGTTCTTTACTGCTTCAGATGCATTGATACTAATCGCAGCGTAAATTATAGCTACCATCTACCAAGTTCAACGGTAAAGTACCTCGCGAGCTACGGCGGATCGGAAGGTGAACATGTGAGCGAGCGCGGGGATGACGTAGACGGTGAAGCTGACGAGCAGAGATCCCACGGCCGAGTTGATGGGCCCGAAGAAGGGGAAGATGATGGCCAGGAACCATATGGGGACCACCACCGGCAGGCGCGCCGCCGCCCGCTTGCACAAGCTGCGGCAGTCGTGCAGGCCGATGGCCTTCTCCCACACAAAGTACAGCGGCGTGCACGCGAACCCGAAGGTGATGAACTGGTGGATGAGCATTAGCACCACCGCCGAGTCGCGGAACGCCGTCCTGGGCAGCAGTGAGAAGGCGTTCGAGTGGTTGAGCAGCGCGTCACCGAAGGCCCAGTACACGCTCGCGGCCGACGGCAGGGTGAGCGTCAGCACGTACAAAGTGGCAAGCAGGTAGATGGCCTTAAACTTCTGTGGCTTCCACATCGCGTGCATGATCTCCCTGTCACGTCCATGTTCATGCAACGGTTCAACACAAGgtaaaaaaatatgatcatgtaaCAACACTATGATTTTAAGTTAACCAAAGAGATGATCGCTTGCTTTTCTGCATAACTGAAAAGAGATTTTAGTTCCTCGAAAGAAGATAAGCTTTGTTTGTGTGCGTAAAGTGTCCAGGTCACGCTCAGCCTCTGTTGTATCAGGCTGTGTAGGTGTGCATATGTCCTATTCTGTGCAGGCGGTATCAAATGATGTTCCTGCTAAAAGTAAAAGTAGTAACATACTTTGGAATGGATAGCATTACATTTTCTGGGAAAGCTTGTTTGACGGTACAAGTAGCGAACGCGAAAGTGGGGACTAGTGAGAAGCATATCAGAGGAGAAGAACTGTCAGTGGAGACAGAAGGAGATATCGATGCTTCTTGAAACTACGAGGTACTACTTGTGTGATTAGAGAGCGGAGGGATGTAAATGTCTTCAAACTAGGAAGGAACATTATGATTTAAGCATTGCAACTCCCACTTATTCAATTTAGAAACTAAGTGGAAGCGTATCATTTTCTTGAAAGAAAATAAAGATGCTTAAAGTGTTGGTGTTCGGAACAAGGTAGAGAGTAGTGTGGATGGTCCCATATACTACAGCTAGTCAAAGAAGCAGACAGATGATGCATATATTacgaagaaaatccaaaaataaatagATCAAAAGGTAAGGGGAGTGTGGACCGATCACATCACATGGGCAAGTGTGCAATTTTCTATGCATGCTGATCTACAAATGTTGGTGTTTGCTTTGTTTTACGTTGTGTACTTGGATGGAACCTATGTGTTGTCGCCTTACACTGTGACAGCGTGCCCACCGAATGTGTAGAGGATGTTTGTGGCGCCTGTAAAGTAGAGAACCAGCTTCGTTGGCCCCGAATGCTTCACCCCTTCCACCTGCCGCCATTTCGGCACCCAACCAACAACAACCCAGCAACACACgttatgaaagatgagatcaaaaGCGAGCAACCCAAAAGAGATGCAATGGCTAGCTTTTGTTCTGCTTCCATACCTGGCCATGGAGGAGGGACGCGATGGTGAGATACCAGGCGGTGTAGGTAGTCATGACCAGGCCCAGAAAGGACCATATCCTGTAGTTATGGAAGGAGGGGATGAAGACTGTGGTGGCACAGCAAGCGCCAAAAATATAAGTCCAAGTCCTCTTATCCAACTTGTCGTTGATGTAATATATGTTGCTGCAGCCACAAGAGACGTCCGAAGGTGTTCGGCACCAGATTAGCAATTTATCTACACTTGTATGCCGGAACAATGAAGACAAATATGCATACCTAGCACAAGCGATGAGCTGAATGACAGAACCAAAGAGAAGAAAAGTGCAGTTGAAGGCCAATCCGACATTCCTCCAATGCTTCCCGAGTAGCCCGTCCAGGACCTCAAACCACTTCATTTGATAACGAGAGTACAAAGAAAGCCAAATCCATGTGAGTTAAGGATATGTAGAGTTGGATCAGTATAGACACCACAGACATACTCAGCAG includes:
- the LOC135612318 gene encoding auxin transporter-like protein 3, with amino-acid sequence MGSTSNGNEEKVVETVMVGRYVEMEQDGEEKTIKSRLSGLLWHGGSAYDAWFSCASNQVAQVLLTLPYSFSQLGMLSGILFQLFYGLMGSWTAYLISILYVEYRTRKEREKVDFRNHVIQWFEVLDGLLGKHWRNVGLAFNCTFLLFGSVIQLIACASNIYYINDKLDKRTWTYIFGACCATTVFIPSFHNYRIWSFLGLVMTTYTAWYLTIASLLHGQVEGVKHSGPTKLVLYFTGATNILYTFGGHAVTVEIMHAMWKPQKFKAIYLLATLYVLTLTLPSAASVYWAFGDALLNHSNAFSLLPRTAFRDSAVVLMLIHQFITFGFACTPLYFVWEKAIGLHDCRSLCKRAAARLPVVVPIWFLAIIFPFFGPINSAVGSLLVSFTVYVIPALAHMFTFRSAVAREHAVERPPRLVGGWIGAYMMNMFVVAWVLVVGFGLGGWASMTNFIRQINTFGLFAKCYQCPPPMPTLTPTPFPSNTQNATYPAIIPSPSPAPSYFVHHHHYHHGRP